One Hemibagrus wyckioides isolate EC202008001 linkage group LG07, SWU_Hwy_1.0, whole genome shotgun sequence DNA segment encodes these proteins:
- the LOC131356730 gene encoding lactose-binding lectin l-2-like → MACQTKVVMLLILATVALDNVVNTLSAADFDDLVKAAKHQVKSRGYSSCPFGWVKYGRRCFTYQAHSLDWASAEIHCLNRGGHLVSIHSEDEYQLVKALIRAHDHDENPTWIGLNGCQKTYNFFWSDGTKLTFTKWNPYEPNAISGECCVHINWPGSKNWNDIPCDRSYPYVCAKKIH, encoded by the exons ATGGCTTGTCAGACCAAAGTGGTGATGCTTCTTATTCTTGCCACAGTAGCTTTGG ATAATGTGGTGAACACTTTATCag CGGCCGATTTTGATGACCTTGTGAAAG CTGCCAAACATCAAGTAAAAAGCAGAGGTTACTCAAGCTGTCCATTTGGCTGGGTGAAATATGGCAGACGTTGCTTCACATATCAGGCCCACAGTTTGGACTGGGCTTCGGCTGAG atACATTGTCTGAATCGTGGTGGACACTTGGTCTCGATACACAGTGAAGATGAATATCAGCTGGTTAAGGCTCTTATCCGTGCTCATGACCATGATGAGAATCCAACATGGATCGGCCTCAATGGCTGTCAGAAG ACATATAACTTTTTTTGGTCTGATGGCACCAAATTGACTTTTACTAAGTGGAATCCATACGAACCAAATGCTATATCTGGAGAGTGCTGTGTGCATATAAACTGGCCTG GCAGTAAGAACTGGAATGACATTCCATGTGACAGAAGCTATCCCTATGTGTGTGCCAAGAAAATTCACTGA
- the LOC131355647 gene encoding lactose-binding lectin l-2-like has product MARQTEAVLLLILATAAFASATFHLRCPYGWKKYGYRCFQYQATRLNWNSAEHHCQSLGGHLVSIHNEIEYQWVKAVIRAHDHKEKPAWIGLSDCQQKYRWVWSDGNPVTFTRWNPGEPNHWFGECCVHMNFGRKKNWNDIHCHKKYPFVCARGLW; this is encoded by the exons ATGGCTCGTCAGACTGAAGCAGTGCTCCTTCTTATTCTGGCCACAGCAGCCTTTG cgTCAGCGACATTCCATCTAAGATGTCCGTATGGCTGGAAGAAGTATGGCTATCGTTGCTTCCAATATCAGGCTACCAGACTAAACTGGAATTCGGCTGAG caTCACTGTCAGAGTCTTGGTGGACACTTGGTCTCAATACACAATGAAATTGAATATCAGTGGGTTAAAGCTGTAATTCGTGCTCATGACCATAAGGAGAAACCAGCATGGATCGGCCTTTCTGACTGTCAGCAG AAATATAGGTGGGTTTGGTCTGATGGCAACCCAGTGACTTTCACCAGGTGGAACCCAGGAGAACCAAATCATTGGTTCGGAGAGTGCTGTGtgcatatgaattttggca GAAAGAAGAACTGGAATGACATCCACTGCCACAAGAAATATCCCTTTGTGTGTGCCAGAGGGCTTTGGTGA
- the LOC131356719 gene encoding lactose-binding lectin l-2-like, translating to MACQTKVVMLLILATAVTALATDFDQIVKENNVIKGRYFANCPFGWVHYDGRCYLYQGTKLDWVAAENHCLSLDANLVSIHSENEYQLVKALIRAHGHQADHTYIGLSGCQKAFNFFWSDGTKLTFTKWNPGQPDNYGGRESCVHITNHDYKDWNDISCDHSYPFVCAKRSG from the exons ATGGCTTGTCAGACCAAAGTGGTGATGCTTCTTATTCTTGCCACTGCAGTAACAGCTTTGG cAACCGATTTTGATCAGATTGTGAAAG aaaacaatGTAATCAAAGGAAGATATTTTGCAAATTGTCCATTTGGCTGGGTGCACTATGATGGACGCTGCTACTTGTATCAGGGCACCAAACTGGATTGGGTTGCTGCTGAg AACCACTGTCTGAGTTTGGATGCAAACTTGGTCTCAATACACAGCGAGAATGAATATCAGCTGGTTAAGGCTCTTATCCGTGCTCATGGCCACCAGGCGGATCATACATATATCGGCCTCAGCGGGTGTCAGAAG GCATTTAACTTTTTTTGGTCTGATGGCACCAAATTGACTTTCACCAAGTGGAATCCAGGACAACCAGACAATTATGGTGGACGAGAGAGCTGTGTGCATATAACCAATCATG ACTATAAAGACTGGAATGATATTTCTTGTGACCACTCCTATCCCTTTGTGTGTGCCAAGAGAAGTGGCTGA
- the LOC131356718 gene encoding lactose-binding lectin l-2-like, giving the protein MACQTKVVMLLILATVALDNVVNTLSAADFDDLVKAAEHQVKSRGYSSCPFGWVKYGGRCFTYQAHSLDWASAEIHCLNRGGHLVSIHSEDEYQLVKAVIRAHDHDENPTWIGLNGCQKTYNFFWSDGTKLTFTKWNPYEPNARFGECCVHINWPGSKNWNDIPCHRSYPFVCAKKIH; this is encoded by the exons ATGGCTTGTCAGACCAAAGTGGTGATGCTTCTTATTCTCGCCACAGTAGCTTTGG ATAATGTGGTGAACACTTTATCag CGGCCGATTTTGATGACCTTGTGAAAG CTGCCGAACATCAAGTAAAAAGCAGAGGTTACTCAAGCTGTCCATTTGGCTGGGTGAAATATGGCGGACGTTGCTTCACATATCAGGCCCACAGTTTGGACTGGGCTTCGGCTGAG atACATTGTCTGAATCGTGGTGGACACTTGGTCTCGATACACAGTGAAGATGAATATCAGCTGGTTAAGGCTGTTATCCGTGCTCATGACCATGATGAGAATCCAACATGGATCGGCCTCAATGGCTGTCAGAAG ACATATAACTTTTTTTGGTCTGATGGCACCAAATTGACTTTTACTAAGTGGAATCCATATGAACCAAATGCTAGATTTGGAGAGTGCTGTGTGCATATAAACTGGCCTG GCAGTAAGAACTGGAATGACATTCCATGTCACAGAAGCTATCCCTTTGTGTGTGCCAAGAAAATTCACTGA